A stretch of the Papaver somniferum cultivar HN1 chromosome 6, ASM357369v1, whole genome shotgun sequence genome encodes the following:
- the LOC113286788 gene encoding protein PHLOEM PROTEIN 2-LIKE A1-like gives MGGRASVSRTAKEVPCDEVMKDNLVSDNSEAESRACILTPTLPQVRVTHYTGCRNGNKVVRPSQSHKPVRAPQTMKPVRAPQTMKPVKASQSHKPDCASAEPWDLSESKNTVQKYWTDENSGCNCFMLFPRNLAITWAEKKQYWNWPSMKFGEMAIEVAELVNVCWLEVNGKFDTTKLSPGVKYEILFVVMLKTSACGWGTPVNLRLIHSCGKTQHRKENLQLKPKSQWIELQVGEFQTPPQPNKKKKFNSLCLNARMGIGKVVLSSKESSFDLRNTKRFVDYTFNKSMTCSTISNNIFAYNEILYVKTAGNGIIMYDVKCFRAYYVSSVI, from the exons ATGGGTGGACGTGCAAGTGTCTCAAGAACAGCCAAAGAAGTCCCGTGTGATGAGGTCATGAAAGACAACTTGGTTTCTGATAATTCTGAAGCAGAAAGCAGGGCCTGCATTCTTACTCCTACTCTCCCACAGGTACGAGTTACACATTATACAGGATGCAGAAATGGAAATAAAGTAGTCAGACCTTCACAATCACATAAACCAGTCAGAGCTCCACAGACAATGAAACCAGTCAGAGCTCCACAGACAATGAAACCAGTCAAAGCTTCACAGTCACATAAACCAGACTGTGCGTCAGCTGAGCCCTGGGATCTTTCTGAATCAAAAAATACAG TTCAGAAGTACTGGACCGATGAGAATTCAGGTTGCAACTGCTTTATGTTGTTTCCAAGGAATCTTGCCATAACTTGGGCTGAAAAAAAACAGTACTGGAACTGGCCTTCCATGAAATT TGGTGAGATGGCAATTGAAGTAGCTGAACTTGTGAATGTGTGTTGGCTGGAGGTAAATGGAAAGTTTGATACAACAAAACTCAGCCCGGGGGTGAAATATGAGATTTTATTCGTAGTAATGTTGAAAACTTCAGCTTGCGGATGGGGAACACCAGTGAACCTTAGACTTATACACTCATGCGGAAAAACACAACACCGCAAAGAAAATTTACAACTTAAGCCAAAGTCACAGTGGATAGAACTTCAGGTTGGTGAATTTCAAACACCCCCACAaccaaacaagaaaaagaaattcaATTCTCTCTGTTTGAATGCGAGAATGGGAATTGGAAAGGTGGTCTTGTCATCAAAGGAGTCATCATTCGACCTAAGAAATACTAAAAGGTTCGTAGACTATACATTTAACAAGTCGATGACATGTTCTACTATTAGCAATAATATATTTGCGTATAACGAAATACTTTACGTGAAAACAGCGGGCAATGGAATTATTATGTATGATGTCAAATGTTTTCGAGCTTATTATGTATCAAGTGTAATCTAG
- the LOC113286786 gene encoding pentatricopeptide repeat-containing protein At1g69290-like yields the protein MWRRALSLHSLRQFSSTPETPPILHSFLQPSIFTLKTTTTQQPIFKEPTPQTLNSTPKTLGADCKSSLESNLQTSLDNQNTDEAWKSFKILTNNSQLPSKHLSNCLITHLSSLKDVHNLKRAFASAVFLLEKNPQSLTFETIETLLNAMKIASTPAPAFALVKSMFKNRFFIPFSLWGNVLVEISRKNGSFGPFLRIFKENCKISVVEKLDFMKPDIAGFNAALEGCCYDLESLDDADKVFEIMSVLGVRPNESSFRFLAYLYALKGCHQKKMHELEVSMDEFGFSSKGVLYSNLISGYTKSGNLESAIDVILRGLRETDGRSLNFGEETFSEVVKGFLSVGSTRNLTKLIAEAQKLESPLNGIQESVGFGILNACVNLGLLDKAHCILDEMKAEGVSVAVGVYASILRAYCKEHRTTEAALLVAEITSSGMQLDPSSYDALIEASMTNQDFQSAFSLFRDMREVGISDLQASYLTIMTGLTENHRPELMASFLDEVVEEPRVKMGTHDWNSIIHAFCKLGRLEDAKKTFRRMAFLRFEPNDQTYLSLINGYVAKEEYLSVKHLWMELRSQVSKSEDNRLKFDNHLVEAFLYALIKGGFFDAVMQVVDKTQEMRIFVDKWRYKQVFMEIQNKLKLKKLRKRNYRKMEALVAFKNWVGISTRGS from the coding sequence ATGTGGAGAAGGGCACTGTCATTGCACTCACTGAGACAATTTTCTTCAACACCAGAAACTCCTCCAATTCTCCATTCCTTTCTCCAACCCTCCATTTTTACCCTGAAAACAACAACAACCCAACAACCAATTTTCAAAGAACCCACTcctcaaaccctaaattcaacgCCTAAAACCCTTGGGGCAGATTGCAAATCTTCCCTAGAATCCAATTTGCAAACCTCTCTTGACAATCAGAATACTGATGAGGCATGGAAATCCTTCAAGATCCTCACAAACAATTCACAACTTCCAAGTAAGCATCTTTCCAATTGTCTCATTACTCATTTATCTTCACTCAAAGATGTTCATAATCTCAAGAGAGCTTTTGCTTCTGCTGTATTTCTATTGGAGAAGAACCCACAGTCATTAACATTTGAAACCATTGAAACACTTTTGAATGCCATGAAAATTGCAAGTACACCTGCTCCTGCATTTGCTCTAGTAAAATCCATGTTCAAGAATAGATTTTTTATTCCTTTTAGTCTCTGGGGTAATGTTCTTGTTGAAATTAGTAGGAAAAATGGTAGCTTTGGTCCTTTTTTGAGGATTTTTAAGGAGAATTGTAAGATTTCTGTGGTTGAGAAATTGGATTTTATGAAGCCTGATATTGCTGGGTTCAACGCTGCTTTAGAAGGTTGTTGTTATGATCTTGAGTCTCTTGATGATGCTGATAAGGTTTTCGAAATAATGTCAGTTTTGGGTGTGCGTCCTAATGAATCGAGCTTTAGGTTTCTTGCCTATTTGTATGCTCTGAAAGGGTGTCATCAGAAGAAGATGCATGAGCTGGAGGTGTCGATGGATGAATTTGGTTTTTCATCCAAAGGGGTACTTTATAGTAATTTGATTAGTGGGTACACTAAATCTGGTAATTTGGAATCAGCTATTGACGTTATTTTGCGTGGATTGAGAGAAACAGATGGCAGAAGTTTGAATTTTGGTGAAGAAACTTTCAGTGAGGTTGTCAAGGGTTTTCTTAGCGTTGGGAGTACTCGAAATCTGACTAAATTGATCGCTGAAGCGCAAAAGCTCGAGTCTCCTTTGAATGGGATTCAAGAATCTGTAGGTTTTGGTATTTTGAATGCTTGTGTCAATCTAGGATTATTAGATAAGGCTCATTGCATTCTTGATGAAATGAAGGCCGAAGGAGTTTCTGTTGCGGTTGGTGTTTATGCTTCCATTCTTAGGGCCTATTGTAAAGAACATAGGACGACTGAGGCTGCTCTTTTGGTCGCGGAAATAACCTCTTCGGGGATGCAGTTAGATCCTAGTAGTTATGACGCTCTAATTGAAGCTTCCATGACAAATCAAGATTTTCAATCAGCATTTTCTCTGTTTAGGGACATGAGGGAAGTGGGAATTTCTGATTTGCAAGCTAGTTACTTGACTATAATGACTGGTTTAACAGAAAATCACCGGCCTGAGTTAATGGCATCCTTCTTAGATGAAGTTGTAGAGGAGCCACGTGTAAAAATGGGAACCCATGACTGGAATTCTATCATACATGCATTCTGTAAGTTAGGACGGTTAGAGGATGCCAAAAAGACTTTCAGAAGGATGGCATTTTTACGATTTGAACCAAATGATCAAACATATCTGTCTCTCATCAATGGCTATGTGGCGAAAGAGGAATATCTCAGTGTAAAGCATCTGTGGATGGAGCTGAGGAGTCAGGTTTCAAAGAGTGAAGACAATAGGCTAAAATTCGATAACCACTTGGTTGAGGCTTTCTTGTATGCTTTGATTAAGGGTGGTTTCTTCGACGCAGTAATGCAAGTCGTGGATAAAACTCAGGAGATGAGGATTTTTGTGGATAAGTGGAGATACAAGCAAGTATTCATGGAaatccaaaataagctcaaattgaAGAAATTGAGGAAGAGGAACTATAGAAAAATGGAAGCCCTTGTTGCCTTTAAGAACTGGGTTGGGATTAGTACGCGAGGTTCCTAA